In Equus caballus isolate H_3958 breed thoroughbred chromosome 25, TB-T2T, whole genome shotgun sequence, one DNA window encodes the following:
- the PGAP4 gene encoding post-GPI attachment to proteins factor 4 codes for MSTSTSPAAMLLRRLRRLSWGSTAVQLFILTVVTFGLLAPLACHRLLHSYFYLRHWHLNQMSQEFLQQSLKEGEAALHYFEELPSANGSVPIVWQATPRPWLVITIITVDRQPGFHYVLQVVSQFHRLLQQCGPQCEGHQLFLCNVERSVSHFDAKLLSKYVPVANRYEGTEDDYGDDPSTNSFEKEKQDYVYCLESSLQTYNPDYVLMVEDDAVPEEQIFPVLEHLLRARFSEPHLRDALYLKLYHPERLQHYINPEPMRILEWVGVGMLLGPLLTWIYMRFASRPGFSWPVMLFFSLYSMGLVELVGRHYFLELRRLSPSLYNVVPASQCCTPAMLFPAPAARRTLTYLSQVYCHKGFGKDMALYSLLRAKGERAYVVEPNLVKHIGLFSSLRYNFHPSLL; via the coding sequence ATGAGCACATCAACCTCTCCAGCTGCCATGCTCCTGCGGAGGCTGAGGCGGCTCTCCTGGGGCAGCACTGCTGTCCAACTCTTCATCTTAACAGTGGTGACGTTTGGCCTGCTGGCCCCCTTGGCGTGTCACCGGCTTCTGCACTCTTACTTCTATCTGCGTCATTGGCATCTGAACCAAATGAGCCAAGAGTTCCTGCAACAAAGCTTGAAAGAAGGTGAAGCTGCTCTCCACTACTTTGAGGAGCTGCCCTCTGCCAACGGCTCAGTGCCCATCGTCTGGCAGGCCACCCCCCGCCCCTGGCTGGTCATCACTATCATCACTGTGGACAGGCAACCTGGCTTCCACTACGTCTTGCAGGTGGTGTCCCAGTTCCACCGGCTTCTTCAACAGTGTGGCCCCCAGTGCGAGGGGCACCAACTCTTCCTGTGCAACGTGGAGCGCAGTGTGAGCCATTTTGATGCCAAGCTGCTGTCCAAGTACGTCCCCGTGGCCAACCGGTATGAGGGCACTGAGGATGATTACGGCGACGACCCTTCGACCAACTCatttgagaaagagaagcaggacTATGTCTATTGCCTTGAGTCCTCCCTGCAGACCTACAACCCAGACTACGTTCTGATGGTAGAAGACGACGCCGTCCCGGAAGAGCAGATCTTCCCAGTCTTAGAGCACCTTCTGCGGGCTCGCTTCTCCGAGCCGCATCTCAGAGATGCCCTTTATCTAAAGCTCTATCATCCTGAGAGGCTCCAGCACTACATCAACCCAGAGCCCATGCGGATCTTGGAGTGGGTCGGCGTGGGCATGTTGCTGGGCCCCTTACTAACCTGGATATACATGCGGTTTGCCAGCCGTCCAGGGTTTAGCTGGCCCGTCATGCTCTTCTTCTCCTTGTATAGCATGGGTCTGGTGGAACTGGTGGGCCGGCACTATTTCCTGGAATTGCGGCGGCTGAGCCCTTCCCTATACAACGTGGTCCCTGCTTCCCAGTGTTGCACCCCGGCCATGCTCTTCCCTGCCCCTGCAGCCCGCCGGACCCTCACCTACCTGTCCCAGGTGTACTGCCATAAGGGCTTTGGCAAGGACATGGCCCTTTACTCACTGTTGAGGGCCAAGGGGGAGCGGGCCTACGTGGTGGAGCCCAACCTCGTGAAACACATCGGGCTCTTCTCCAGCCTGCGGTACAACTTTCATCCCAGTCTGCTCTAG